A section of the Pseudomonas prosekii genome encodes:
- a CDS encoding efflux RND transporter permease subunit, with the protein MKGSFNLSEWALKHQSFVWYLMFVALLMGVFSYMNLGREEDPSFTIKTMVIQTRWPGATQEETLKQVTDRIEKKLEELDSLDYVKSYTRPGESTVFVYLRDTTSAKDIPEIWYQVRKKINDIRGDFPQGLQGPGFNDEFGDVYGSVYAFTADGLSMRQLRDYVEQVRAAIRDVPGLGKVEMIGEQDEVLYLNFSTRKLAALGIDQRQVVQSLQSQNAVTPAGVIEAGPERISVRTSGQFASEKDLADVNLRLNDRFYRLADIAEISRGYVDPATPQFRFNGRPAIGLAIAMKKGGNIQEFGKSLHQRMTDLTADLPVGVGVNNVSDQAAVVEKAVGGFTSALFEAVVIVLIVSFISLGVRAGLVVACSIPLVLAMVFVFMEYSGITMQRISLGALIIALGLLVDDAMITVEMMVTRLEMGETKEQAATYAYTSTAFPMLTGTLVTVAGFVPIGLNASSAGEYTFTLFAVIAVAMLVSWVVAVLFAPVIAVHILSAEVKPHSAEPGRIGRAFNASMFWAMRHRWWAIGITIALFAASVFSMQFVQNQFFPSSDRPEILVDLNLPQNASIEETRKAVDRLEATFKDDPDIVRWSTYIGEGAIRFYLPLDQQLQNPYYAQLIIVSKGLESRAELSQRLRERLRKDFVGIGSYVQALEMGPPVGRPIQYRVSGKDIDQVRKHAIALATALDQNSHIGEIIYDWNEPGKVLRIDIAQDKARQLGLSSEDVANLMNSIVVGSPITQVDDDIYLINVVGRAEDAERGTPETLQNLQIVTPSGTSIPLLAFATVRYELEQPLVWRRDRKPTITIKAAVRDEIQPTDLVKQLQPTIDKFAAELPVGYKVATGGTVEESAKAQGPIAKVVPLMLFLMATFLMIQLHSVQKLFLVASVAPLGLIGVVLALIPTGTPMGFVAILGILALIGIIIRNSVILVTQIEALEKEGLEPWDAVSQATEHRRRPILLTAAAASLGMIPIAREVFWGPMAYAMIGGIIVATLLTLLFLPALYVAWYKIREPKKEAQ; encoded by the coding sequence ATGAAAGGGAGTTTCAACTTATCCGAATGGGCCCTCAAACATCAGTCGTTTGTCTGGTATCTGATGTTCGTCGCGTTGCTGATGGGCGTGTTCTCGTACATGAACCTTGGCCGCGAGGAAGACCCCTCCTTCACCATCAAAACCATGGTGATTCAAACCCGCTGGCCGGGCGCGACCCAGGAAGAAACCCTCAAGCAGGTCACTGACCGCATCGAGAAAAAACTCGAGGAACTCGATTCCCTCGACTACGTGAAAAGCTACACGCGGCCCGGTGAATCCACGGTGTTCGTGTACCTGCGCGACACCACCAGCGCCAAGGACATCCCGGAAATCTGGTACCAGGTGCGCAAGAAGATCAACGACATTCGCGGCGACTTCCCGCAGGGCTTGCAAGGGCCGGGATTCAACGACGAATTCGGCGATGTCTACGGTTCGGTGTATGCGTTTACCGCCGACGGCCTGTCGATGCGCCAGTTGCGCGATTACGTCGAGCAGGTGCGCGCGGCGATTCGCGACGTGCCTGGCTTGGGAAAAGTCGAGATGATCGGCGAGCAGGATGAAGTCCTGTACCTGAACTTCTCGACGCGCAAACTCGCGGCGCTGGGCATCGATCAGCGTCAAGTGGTGCAGAGCCTGCAATCCCAGAACGCGGTGACCCCGGCCGGTGTCATTGAGGCCGGGCCGGAGCGTATTTCGGTGCGCACTTCCGGGCAGTTTGCGTCCGAGAAGGACTTGGCCGACGTCAATCTGCGGCTCAATGATCGCTTCTATCGACTGGCCGATATCGCTGAAATCAGCCGTGGTTATGTCGACCCGGCAACCCCGCAATTCCGCTTCAACGGTCGCCCGGCCATCGGTCTGGCGATTGCGATGAAGAAGGGCGGCAACATCCAGGAATTCGGCAAGTCGCTGCACCAGCGCATGACCGACCTGACCGCCGACCTGCCGGTGGGCGTCGGCGTCAACAACGTCTCCGATCAGGCCGCGGTGGTGGAAAAAGCCGTCGGCGGTTTCACCAGCGCGTTGTTTGAAGCGGTGGTGATTGTGTTGATCGTCAGCTTCATCAGCCTCGGCGTGCGCGCCGGTCTGGTGGTGGCGTGCTCGATTCCGCTGGTGCTGGCGATGGTTTTCGTCTTCATGGAATACAGCGGCATCACCATGCAGCGGATTTCCCTCGGCGCCTTGATCATCGCCCTCGGCCTGTTGGTGGACGACGCGATGATCACCGTCGAGATGATGGTCACGCGCCTGGAAATGGGCGAAACCAAGGAGCAGGCGGCCACGTACGCCTACACCTCGACCGCGTTCCCGATGCTCACCGGCACGCTGGTGACCGTCGCCGGTTTTGTGCCGATCGGCCTCAACGCCAGTTCCGCCGGTGAGTACACCTTCACCCTGTTCGCGGTAATTGCCGTGGCGATGCTAGTGTCGTGGGTGGTCGCGGTACTGTTCGCGCCGGTGATCGCCGTGCACATCCTCAGCGCCGAAGTGAAGCCGCATTCCGCCGAGCCTGGGCGCATCGGCCGCGCGTTCAACGCGAGCATGTTCTGGGCCATGCGTCATCGCTGGTGGGCCATCGGTATCACCATCGCGTTGTTCGCGGCGTCGGTGTTTTCCATGCAGTTCGTGCAGAACCAGTTCTTCCCGTCCTCGGACCGGCCGGAGATTCTGGTTGACCTCAACCTGCCGCAAAACGCCTCGATCGAGGAAACGCGCAAGGCTGTGGACAGGCTCGAAGCGACGTTCAAGGACGACCCGGACATCGTGCGCTGGAGCACTTACATCGGCGAAGGTGCGATCCGTTTCTATCTGCCGCTCGACCAGCAATTGCAGAACCCGTACTACGCGCAATTGATCATCGTCAGCAAAGGCCTGGAGTCGCGCGCCGAGTTGAGCCAGCGCTTGCGCGAGCGGCTGCGCAAGGACTTCGTCGGTATCGGCAGTTATGTGCAGGCGCTGGAAATGGGCCCGCCGGTAGGGCGGCCGATCCAGTACCGGGTCAGCGGCAAGGACATCGATCAGGTGCGCAAACACGCCATCGCACTGGCCACCGCGCTGGATCAAAACTCGCACATCGGCGAAATCATCTACGACTGGAACGAGCCGGGCAAAGTCCTGCGCATCGACATCGCCCAGGACAAGGCGCGGCAACTGGGGCTGTCGTCGGAAGACGTGGCCAACCTGATGAACAGCATTGTCGTTGGCTCGCCGATCACTCAGGTGGACGATGACATTTACCTGATCAACGTCGTCGGGCGCGCCGAGGATGCCGAGCGCGGCACGCCGGAAACCCTGCAAAACCTGCAGATCGTCACGCCGAGCGGCACCTCGATTCCGCTGCTGGCGTTCGCCACGGTGCGTTATGAGCTGGAGCAACCGCTGGTGTGGCGTCGCGACCGCAAACCGACGATCACCATCAAGGCTGCGGTGCGCGACGAGATCCAGCCGACCGATCTGGTGAAACAGCTGCAACCGACCATCGACAAATTCGCTGCCGAATTGCCGGTGGGTTACAAGGTCGCCACCGGCGGCACCGTCGAGGAAAGCGCCAAGGCGCAAGGGCCGATTGCCAAGGTTGTGCCGCTGATGCTGTTCCTGATGGCGACGTTCCTGATGATCCAGTTGCACAGCGTGCAGAAGCTGTTCCTGGTCGCCAGCGTCGCGCCGCTCGGGTTGATTGGCGTGGTCTTGGCGCTGATTCCGACCGGCACGCCGATGGGCTTTGTGGCGATCCTCGGGATTCTCGCGTTGATCGGCATCATCATCCGCAACTCGGTGATTCTGGTGACGCAAATCGAGGCGCTGGAGAAGGAAGGCCTTGAGCCGTGGGATGCGGTGTCGCAAGCCACCGAGCATCGTCGTCGGCCGATTCTGCTGACGGCTGCGGCGGCGAGTCTGGGGATGATCCCGATTGCCCGCGAAGTGTTCTGGGGGCCGATGGCCTACGCGATGATCGGCGGGATTATCGTCGCGACCTTGCTGACGCTGCTGTTCCTGCCAGCGCTGTACGTCGCCTGGTACAAAATCCGCGAACCGAAGAAAGAAGCGCAATAA
- a CDS encoding efflux RND transporter periplasmic adaptor subunit, whose protein sequence is MKRLMLLSAGLLLAACSKEEAPPEPVRPVLSIEVKALNQEDLGRFAGSIQARYESNVGFRIPGRIASREVDVGAEVQKGALLATLDPTDQQNQLRAAEGDLARIRAQFINTQASARRQQELFDRGVGAQAQLDIAQTDLKTTQASLDQAKASVDQAKDQLNYVQLRADHKAIVTAWNAEAGQVVTAGQQVVTLAQPDIKEAVIDLPDSLVDQLPADVVFQVASQLDPSITSTAIIREIEPQAQSATRTRRARLTLTDTPAGFRLGTAISVTLSSAIKPRLELPLSALQEVDGKSRIWVVDPQSQTVAPRDVSLISRTDSTVVLASGVKSGERVVSAGVNSLKPGQKVKIDEESPR, encoded by the coding sequence ATGAAGCGCCTGATGCTGCTGTCTGCCGGCTTGCTGCTGGCCGCGTGCTCGAAAGAAGAGGCGCCGCCGGAGCCGGTGCGCCCGGTCTTGTCGATTGAAGTCAAAGCGCTGAATCAGGAAGACCTCGGGCGGTTCGCCGGGAGCATTCAGGCGCGTTACGAAAGCAATGTCGGTTTCCGCATTCCGGGGCGGATCGCCAGCCGTGAGGTCGATGTCGGCGCCGAAGTGCAGAAGGGCGCGTTGCTCGCCACCCTCGACCCGACCGATCAACAGAACCAGTTGCGCGCCGCCGAAGGTGATCTGGCGCGGATCCGCGCGCAGTTCATCAACACCCAGGCCAGCGCCCGCCGCCAGCAGGAATTGTTTGATCGCGGGGTCGGCGCGCAGGCGCAACTGGACATCGCCCAGACTGACCTGAAAACCACCCAGGCCTCGCTCGATCAAGCCAAGGCGTCGGTCGATCAGGCCAAGGACCAGCTCAACTACGTGCAACTGCGCGCCGATCACAAAGCCATCGTCACCGCGTGGAACGCCGAGGCGGGCCAGGTCGTCACCGCCGGCCAGCAAGTGGTGACGCTGGCGCAACCGGACATCAAGGAAGCGGTGATCGACCTGCCCGACAGCCTCGTCGATCAGTTGCCGGCGGACGTGGTGTTTCAGGTCGCCTCGCAACTGGACCCGAGCATCACCAGCACCGCGATCATTCGTGAAATCGAACCGCAGGCACAAAGTGCGACCCGTACTCGCCGCGCGCGCCTGACGCTGACCGACACCCCAGCGGGCTTTCGCCTCGGTACGGCGATCAGCGTAACGCTCAGCTCGGCGATCAAGCCGCGCCTCGAATTGCCGCTCAGCGCGCTGCAAGAGGTCGATGGCAAAAGCCGCATCTGGGTCGTCGATCCGCAGAGCCAGACGGTTGCCCCGCGTGACGTCAGCCTGATCAGCCGCACCGATTCGACCGTGGTCCTGGCCAGCGGTGTGAAGTCCGGTGAGCGCGTGGTCAGTGCCGGTGTGAACAGCCTGAAACCCGGGCAAAAAGTCAAAATCGACGAGGAAAGCCCGCGATGA
- a CDS encoding efflux RND transporter periplasmic adaptor subunit, giving the protein MAGTGLKIMAGLGVVALLTACGDEKPVEKDLPRVFVQAVQPADYAAAVTLTGDVQARVQTELSFRVGGKIIERKVEVGDRVSAKQVLARLDPKDLQTNVNSAQAQVVAEQARVKQTAAAFVRQQKLLPKGYTSQSEFDAAQAALRSSQSALTAAQAQLANAREQLSYTSLISEAPGIITARQAEVGQVVQATVPIFSLARDGERDAVFNVYESLLAEPPSDKSLVVSLLGNPNIKTTGTVREITPAVSAQTGTVQVKVTLHGLPEGMQLGSVVSATAKTAGKSAVELPWSALTKNLSEPAVWLVDGDGKAQLHNVTVGRYLTGKVIVSDGLDAGQKVIIAGGQLLHPGMKVEIAENTYKDLAPGADQ; this is encoded by the coding sequence ATGGCGGGTACCGGGTTGAAAATTATGGCGGGGCTGGGCGTTGTTGCTCTGCTGACGGCATGTGGTGATGAAAAACCAGTCGAAAAAGACCTGCCACGGGTGTTCGTGCAAGCGGTGCAGCCGGCTGATTACGCCGCTGCGGTGACGCTCACCGGCGATGTCCAGGCGCGCGTGCAGACCGAGTTGTCGTTCCGTGTCGGCGGCAAAATCATCGAGCGCAAAGTCGAGGTCGGCGACCGGGTTTCGGCCAAACAGGTATTGGCCAGACTCGACCCGAAAGACCTGCAGACCAACGTCAATTCCGCCCAGGCGCAAGTCGTTGCCGAACAGGCGCGGGTCAAACAGACCGCCGCCGCGTTCGTCCGCCAGCAAAAACTCCTGCCCAAGGGTTACACCAGCCAAAGCGAATTCGACGCTGCGCAAGCCGCCTTGCGCAGCAGCCAGAGCGCGCTGACCGCCGCTCAGGCACAACTGGCCAACGCGCGCGAACAACTGAGCTACACCTCGTTGATTTCCGAAGCGCCGGGCATCATTACCGCGCGCCAGGCCGAAGTCGGGCAAGTGGTGCAAGCCACCGTGCCGATCTTCAGCCTCGCGCGTGACGGCGAGCGCGATGCCGTGTTCAACGTCTACGAATCGCTGCTGGCCGAGCCGCCCTCGGACAAGTCGCTGGTGGTCAGCCTGCTCGGCAATCCGAACATAAAAACCACCGGCACCGTGCGCGAAATCACCCCGGCGGTCTCGGCGCAAACCGGCACCGTGCAAGTCAAAGTCACCCTGCATGGCCTGCCCGAAGGCATGCAACTCGGCTCGGTGGTCAGCGCCACGGCGAAAACCGCCGGCAAATCCGCCGTCGAACTGCCCTGGTCGGCGCTGACCAAAAACCTCAGCGAACCCGCCGTGTGGCTGGTCGACGGCGACGGTAAAGCGCAATTGCACAACGTCACCGTCGGCCGCTACCTGACCGGCAAAGTCATCGTCAGCGACGGCCTCGACGCCGGGCAGAAAGTCATCATCGCTGGCGGCCAACTGCTGCACCCGGGAATGAAAGTGGAAATCGCCGAAAACACCTACAAGGATCTGGCGCCGGGGGCTGACCAATGA
- a CDS encoding AAA family ATPase produces the protein MLKTLAVANYRSINKLVIPLGRLNLITGPNGSGKSNLYRALRLLAETAQGGVINALAREGGLDSTFWAGPETISRRMRNGEVPIEATVRQGVKRLRLGFAGEDFSYSIALGLPEKTLSYFSLDPEIKKECIWSGPHYRPASLLVDREGPMIRAREGRSWDVLAQHTPNFDSLFDQVGSFRTSPEVMHLREFIRRWRFYDHFRSDADAPVRQPQLGTRTPVLHHDGRDLAAALQTIREIGDPEALQAAISDAFPGARLNIAPLQGGRFAIEFYQEGLLRPLSAAELSDGTLRYLLLVAALLTPRPPTLMVLNEPETSLHPDLLPALARLIIRASEQCQVWVVSHARQLISALQEDLECNCIVLEKTLGQTGIVGQRMLDEPAWNWPD, from the coding sequence ATGCTCAAGACTCTCGCGGTGGCCAATTACCGCTCGATCAATAAATTGGTGATTCCGCTGGGCCGGTTGAACCTGATCACCGGCCCCAATGGCAGCGGCAAATCCAACCTCTATCGCGCGTTGCGCCTGTTGGCGGAAACCGCTCAGGGTGGCGTGATCAATGCGCTGGCGCGTGAGGGCGGGCTCGATTCGACGTTCTGGGCCGGCCCGGAAACCATCAGCCGCCGCATGCGCAACGGCGAAGTGCCGATTGAAGCCACCGTGCGCCAAGGCGTCAAACGCCTGCGCCTGGGGTTTGCCGGGGAAGATTTCAGTTATTCGATTGCCTTGGGCCTGCCGGAGAAAACCCTTTCGTACTTTTCCCTCGACCCGGAAATCAAAAAGGAATGCATCTGGTCCGGCCCGCACTATCGCCCCGCGAGCCTGCTGGTGGACCGCGAGGGCCCGATGATTCGCGCGCGCGAAGGCCGCAGTTGGGACGTACTGGCGCAGCACACACCGAATTTCGACAGCCTGTTCGATCAGGTCGGCAGTTTCCGCACTTCACCGGAAGTCATGCACCTGCGCGAATTCATCCGCCGCTGGCGCTTCTACGATCACTTTCGCAGCGACGCCGACGCCCCGGTGCGCCAGCCGCAACTGGGCACGCGCACGCCGGTGCTGCACCACGACGGTCGCGACCTCGCCGCCGCGTTGCAGACTATCCGCGAGATCGGCGATCCCGAGGCGCTGCAAGCCGCGATCAGCGACGCCTTCCCCGGCGCGCGACTGAACATCGCGCCGCTACAGGGCGGGCGGTTTGCGATTGAGTTTTATCAGGAAGGTTTGCTGCGGCCATTGTCGGCGGCGGAATTGTCCGATGGCACGTTGCGCTATCTGTTGCTGGTCGCGGCGCTGCTGACGCCCCGGCCGCCGACGCTGATGGTGCTGAACGAGCCGGAAACCAGCCTGCACCCGGACCTCTTGCCGGCGCTGGCGCGCTTGATCATCCGCGCGTCCGAGCAGTGTCAGGTGTGGGTGGTGTCGCACGCGCGGCAGTTGATTTCAGCGCTGCAGGAAGACCTGGAATGCAATTGCATCGTGCTGGAGAAAACCCTGGGCCAGACCGGGATTGTCGGCCAGCGGATGCTGGATGAACCGGCGTGGAACTGGCCGGATTGA
- a CDS encoding MetQ/NlpA family ABC transporter substrate-binding protein, translating to MKKVLLFTALAAALTAGLAQAGEKLVVAATPVPHAEILELIKPTLAKEGVDLEIKVFTDYVQPNVQVDQKRLDANYFQTLPYLDSFNKGKGTNLVTVIGVHVEPFGGYSKKVKSLADLKDGATIAIPNEGSNSGRALILLQKAGLIELKDPKNALATPKDIAKNPRNFKFKELESAMLPRVLDQVDLDMINTNYALEAGLNPAKDALVIEGADSPYVNFLVARPDNKDSDAIQKLAKALTSPEVKAFIEKKYSGAVLPAF from the coding sequence ATGAAAAAGGTTCTGTTGTTCACCGCACTGGCGGCTGCCCTGACTGCTGGCCTGGCCCAGGCCGGCGAGAAACTGGTGGTTGCGGCGACCCCGGTCCCACACGCCGAGATTCTTGAACTGATCAAACCGACCCTCGCCAAAGAAGGCGTGGATCTGGAAATCAAAGTCTTCACCGACTACGTTCAGCCGAACGTACAGGTCGATCAGAAGCGTCTGGACGCCAACTACTTCCAGACCCTGCCGTACCTGGACAGCTTCAACAAAGGCAAGGGCACTAACCTGGTCACCGTGATCGGCGTGCACGTCGAACCGTTCGGCGGCTACTCGAAGAAAGTCAAAAGCCTGGCTGACCTGAAGGACGGCGCCACCATCGCCATCCCTAACGAAGGCAGCAACAGCGGCCGTGCCCTGATCCTGCTGCAGAAGGCTGGCCTGATCGAGTTGAAAGACCCGAAAAACGCTTTGGCGACGCCGAAAGATATCGCCAAGAACCCGCGCAACTTCAAGTTCAAGGAACTCGAATCGGCCATGCTCCCGCGTGTGCTGGATCAAGTCGACCTGGACATGATCAACACCAACTACGCGCTGGAAGCAGGTCTGAACCCGGCTAAAGACGCGTTGGTCATCGAAGGCGCGGATTCGCCTTACGTGAACTTCCTGGTGGCGCGTCCGGACAACAAGGACAGCGACGCCATCCAGAAACTGGCCAAAGCCTTGACCAGCCCGGAAGTGAAAGCGTTCATCGAGAAGAAATACAGCGGCGCCGTACTGCCGGCGTTCTGA
- a CDS encoding transposase: MRNSYSTEFKLKAAGMVLDEGISVPEVCASLDIGPTALRRWVDQVRKERQGSTPVGAKAITADQREIQELKALLRQKDRDIEILKKASALLLLDAKDHSH, encoded by the coding sequence ATGCGTAATTCTTATTCAACTGAGTTCAAACTCAAGGCTGCTGGCATGGTGCTGGATGAGGGGATATCGGTTCCCGAGGTTTGCGCCAGTTTAGATATTGGCCCTACCGCCTTGCGTCGCTGGGTCGATCAGGTGCGTAAAGAACGCCAGGGTTCGACCCCGGTGGGAGCCAAAGCGATCACGGCTGACCAGCGAGAAATTCAGGAACTCAAAGCCTTGCTCAGGCAAAAAGACCGGGATATCGAAATCCTAAAAAAGGCCAGTGCTCTCCTGCTGTTGGACGCCAAAGATCATTCTCACTGA
- a CDS encoding IS3 family transposase, which translates to MGERYGVNDCCRVFEVSRSSFYAWRQRQGKVNPEREKLKAMLVEHHKESRASAGARTLSRELQAKGHRVGRHMARSLMREAGVVSRQRRRHKYKSSGVEALVAPHVLKREFDVTAINQVWCADVTYIKVGTRWMYFAAVLDLFARRLVGWAFSMISDAELTCEALRMAVELRGKPKDVLFHSDQGCQYTSHKFRNELLANGLRQSMSRKGECWDNAPMERFFGSLKSEWVPEAGYRSEYEARADLQRYVVRYNNFRLHSYNDYRSPVAMEKMAA; encoded by the coding sequence CTGGGCGAGCGATATGGCGTTAACGACTGCTGCCGGGTGTTTGAAGTCAGCCGCAGCAGTTTTTATGCTTGGCGTCAGCGCCAAGGCAAGGTGAACCCTGAGCGGGAGAAACTCAAAGCCATGCTGGTAGAGCATCACAAGGAATCCAGAGCTTCCGCGGGGGCGCGCACCCTTTCTAGGGAGCTGCAAGCCAAGGGGCATCGCGTCGGGCGGCACATGGCTCGCAGCTTGATGCGAGAAGCCGGCGTGGTCAGTCGTCAGCGCCGACGTCACAAATACAAGTCATCTGGCGTTGAAGCCTTGGTGGCGCCGCACGTGCTCAAGCGCGAGTTTGATGTCACGGCGATCAACCAAGTGTGGTGCGCGGACGTGACGTACATCAAGGTCGGCACGCGGTGGATGTATTTTGCAGCGGTTCTGGACCTGTTCGCCCGCCGGCTCGTGGGCTGGGCGTTTTCGATGATCTCGGATGCGGAGCTGACCTGCGAGGCCCTACGGATGGCGGTTGAGCTGCGAGGCAAACCCAAAGACGTGCTGTTTCACTCCGATCAAGGCTGCCAGTACACCAGCCATAAGTTCAGGAATGAGTTGCTGGCGAATGGACTGCGGCAAAGCATGAGTCGTAAAGGCGAATGCTGGGATAACGCCCCGATGGAGCGTTTCTTTGGAAGTCTGAAATCAGAGTGGGTGCCTGAAGCCGGTTACCGCTCGGAGTATGAAGCCCGGGCTGATTTGCAGCGCTACGTGGTGCGCTACAACAACTTCAGGCTCCATAGCTACAACGATTACCGGTCACCGGTCGCCATGGAGAAAATGGCGGCGTGA
- a CDS encoding sigma 54-interacting transcriptional regulator — MSFEAFGQPLLTFPDAEKSPLSIRAKALVFVDPRSRQLREELEQLAPRSVCVLIRGETGSGKELLARHIHRASDRGGLFVSVNCGAISPTYADAELFGYAAGSYSGAASSRAGWFGSANGGTLYLDEIGDLPLPIQIKLLSALENHEVTRVGAHQPSPVDVRLVAATSIDLAQAVAAGKFHERLYHYLSEGQLELPALRERVGDILSLAEYFLGIYSQRLDLPVPLISESAQQVLEAHSWPGNTRELENVIHFALLVSTGDEILPEHLNLPEATPSLQQIERQLKHILANGSAAERAALNQLLKNTATL, encoded by the coding sequence ATGAGTTTTGAAGCCTTCGGTCAGCCGCTGCTGACCTTTCCCGACGCCGAAAAAAGTCCCCTGAGCATCCGCGCCAAAGCGTTGGTGTTTGTCGATCCACGCTCGCGCCAGTTGCGCGAGGAACTGGAGCAACTGGCACCGCGCTCGGTGTGCGTGTTGATTCGCGGCGAAACCGGCAGCGGCAAAGAACTGCTCGCGCGCCACATCCATCGCGCCAGTGATCGCGGCGGTTTGTTCGTGTCGGTCAATTGCGGCGCGATCAGCCCGACTTATGCCGACGCTGAATTGTTCGGTTACGCCGCCGGCAGCTACAGCGGCGCGGCGAGCAGTCGCGCCGGGTGGTTTGGCTCGGCGAATGGCGGCACGTTGTACCTGGACGAAATCGGCGACTTGCCGCTGCCGATCCAGATCAAATTGCTCTCGGCGCTGGAGAACCACGAAGTCACCCGCGTCGGCGCGCACCAGCCGAGCCCGGTGGACGTACGCCTGGTCGCCGCCACCAGCATCGACCTCGCGCAAGCGGTGGCCGCCGGCAAATTCCACGAACGGCTTTATCACTACCTCAGCGAAGGCCAGCTGGAACTGCCGGCCCTGCGTGAACGCGTGGGCGATATTCTGTCGCTGGCCGAATATTTTCTCGGCATCTATAGCCAACGCCTCGACCTGCCAGTGCCGCTGATCAGCGAATCGGCGCAACAGGTGCTGGAAGCGCACAGCTGGCCGGGCAATACCCGCGAACTGGAAAACGTCATTCACTTTGCGCTGCTGGTGAGCACCGGCGACGAAATCCTGCCCGAGCATTTGAACCTGCCAGAGGCGACGCCATCGTTGCAGCAGATCGAGCGGCAACTCAAACACATCCTCGCCAACGGATCCGCCGCCGAACGAGCAGCGCTAAACCAACTCCTGAAAAACACCGCCACCCTGTAG
- a CDS encoding alpha/beta hydrolase — protein MRNESIRYLIVPGWQGSPDDHWQSHWQNSLPNSARVEQADWLTPRREDWVAALAEAIAADSTPVILIAHSLGCITVAHWAATAPSQFLRQVRGALLVAPADVERPACAPALRNFAPIPTTLLPFPSQVVSSDNDSAVSAPRALELARHWGAEAGILSGAGHINVKSGHQRWEQGFAYLYRLQNRMEHHALRRA, from the coding sequence ATGCGCAACGAATCAATTCGCTACCTGATTGTGCCGGGCTGGCAAGGATCGCCAGATGATCATTGGCAAAGCCACTGGCAGAACAGTTTGCCGAACAGTGCGCGCGTGGAACAGGCCGACTGGCTGACGCCGCGTCGGGAAGACTGGGTCGCAGCGCTCGCCGAGGCGATTGCCGCCGACAGCACGCCAGTCATCCTGATCGCCCACAGCCTCGGTTGCATCACCGTCGCGCATTGGGCGGCGACCGCGCCGTCGCAGTTTTTGCGTCAGGTGCGCGGTGCCTTGCTGGTCGCGCCTGCGGACGTCGAGCGCCCGGCCTGCGCGCCGGCCCTGCGCAACTTTGCACCGATTCCGACGACGTTATTGCCGTTCCCCAGCCAAGTCGTCAGCTCCGACAACGACAGCGCCGTCAGCGCACCGCGCGCGCTGGAATTGGCGCGCCACTGGGGCGCTGAGGCGGGGATTCTGTCCGGTGCCGGGCACATCAACGTCAAGTCCGGTCACCAGCGCTGGGAGCAGGGTTTTGCCTATCTCTATCGCCTGCAAAACCGCATGGAACATCACGCCCTGCGCCGCGCTTGA
- a CDS encoding ExbD/TolR family protein — protein sequence MAFSTQDSDEVLSEINVTPLVDVMLVLLVVFIVTAPLLTNAIPINLPKTEAVAPVEQKDPLVVSIDGAGKLFINKDEIQPDLLEFNLKSAKAKDPEVRVQLQADDGVNYGEVARAMASIERAGITKLSVITAR from the coding sequence ATGGCGTTCTCCACGCAAGACAGTGATGAGGTGCTGAGCGAGATCAATGTCACGCCGCTGGTGGACGTGATGCTGGTGCTGCTGGTGGTGTTTATCGTCACCGCGCCGCTGCTGACCAACGCCATCCCGATCAACCTGCCGAAGACCGAAGCGGTGGCGCCGGTTGAGCAGAAGGACCCGCTGGTGGTGAGCATCGATGGCGCCGGCAAATTGTTTATCAACAAGGATGAAATCCAGCCGGACTTGCTGGAATTCAACCTCAAATCAGCGAAAGCCAAAGACCCGGAGGTGCGCGTGCAATTGCAGGCCGACGACGGGGTGAATTACGGCGAAGTCGCGCGGGCCATGGCCTCGATTGAACGGGCCGGGATTACCAAATTGTCGGTGATCACCGCGCGCTAG